The Marivirga tractuosa DSM 4126 genome contains the following window.
CTAGATTGTATTTCTTCCTGGGCGGCTTCTTATTTTGACGAGGCGCAAAGTCAATGGAAAAAGGAGGGGCAAGAATTAAGTTTGTTTTCTGCATGGAAAATTGAAGCAGAAACCAACAGATCACCATCATTGATTGGGATGAAGGGATTTCATAAGCTGATAAAAGAGTTACCAGATAATCATATTGAAGCAGCAGCTATTGCACTTCATGAGCTTGAGCTGGAGGAGAAAGTTCTACCAATTTATTTACATAGTTTGTTGCTAAGGGTAGGTGGTTGGTCTTCCTACATTGCTCATTTTGATTGGGATGCTAAGCGATACGGCCGTGAAGAGAAAAAATTAAGTGAATTCTTAAGCGTATTAATTTGCTGGGAATATGGTGTTTATAAAGCTTTGAAAACCCCAGTTTTGGAAAGCCAATGGAAGAAAGCGAAGTTGGAGATGCTTAAATATGATGCGGCTGATACCAATTTGTCGGATTTGATTGTATTACAAAACGCATATGATTTAACTGCTCAAAGACGATTAATTAAAAAATTTAAGAGGAAGGATTCTTCTAAGCAAAAAGCATCTAAACCGAAAGTACAAGCTGTTTTCTGTATCGATGTCAGATCTGAGGTTTATCGTAGGAATCTGGAATCTGTAGCACCAGAGGTTGGTACATTAGGTTTCGCAGGCTTCTTCGGTTTTCCAATTAATTTTGTAAAAATTGGTCATGACAAGGGATATGACCAATGTCCTGCATTAATACCTTCAAGCTACACCGTGAGGGAGAAAATTCTTAATAAAGATCAGAATGGGAAAGTAGTTTTAAGAAGAAAACTCAATAGAGTCTTCAATTTTTCGTGGAAGTCTTTTAAATCAAGTGCAATCAGTTCCTTTGGTTTTGTGAGCCCTATTGGATTGTCTTTGTTACCTAAACTATTCACTGATTCCTTTGGGATGACTAGGCCTGTTCCACATCCGCAAAAAAACGGCTTGAGGAAGGAAGAAATCGAGAATTTATCGGTTGAACTTGAGAGCAGTAATAGTGAACTGACTCTAGGAATTCCATTGGAGGCAAGGGTGAATATGGCAAAAGGAGCTCTTCAGGCAATGTCACTTACTGAAGATTTTGCCCGCGTGGTGATGATAGTAGGACATGGATCTACCTCTGTCAATAATCCTCATGCCTCCGGCTTGGATTGTGGTGCTTGTGCTGGGCAGTCAGGTGAGGCTAATGCAAAAGTGGCATCCATTATCTTAAATGATAAAGAGGTGAGGAAGCAGCTCGCCAGTGATAAAATTGTCATTCCTGATTCAACCTATTTCCTGGCATGTCTGCATGATACTAGTACCGATGAGATTTCACTTTTTAATGCGAATTTAGTTCCCTCTTCTCATCAAGCAGATCTGGAAAATATAAGAAAGCGAATTGCACAAGCAGGAAGCGCTACTCGTTCAGAAAGAGTTTTAAGGATGAATATAGAAGACGGAAAAGATGTTGATTCATTCATGAAAATAAGAGCTAAGGATTGGTCGCAAGTACGACCGGAGTGGGGGCTTGCAGGTTGTTCTTCTTTTGTAGTTGCACCAAGAACCATTACTAGAGGAGTCGATTTGAAAGGCCGGTCTTTTTTACATTCCTATAGTTGGAGAGAAGACCGAGGATTTAAAGTTTTAGAAACTATTATGACTGCACCTATGGTAGTGACAAGTTGGATCAACCTCCAATATTATGGATCCACAGTAGATAACAAGCATTTTGGTTCTGGTAATAAAACTTTGCACAATGTCACTTCAGGAATTGGAGTGTTAGAAGGATTTGCTGGAGATTTAAGATCTGGCCTGCCGATGCAATCGATTCACGATGGGGTAAACTATCAACATGAACCATTACGATTAAGTGTCGTGATTAATGCGCCCAAAGAAGCCATGATTAAGGTTTTGG
Protein-coding sequences here:
- a CDS encoding YbcC family protein, with amino-acid sequence MLNKIKDSEINLMNVSIGKALLDASKKIAPLWPLENFVAVNPYLGLSDHSFESAAQRLSYAAGIHTTMSANYYLNALEQGNILMEDLETAVNEKYRDNKISAKSFLETLKKKEFKNAHTTQIHTVAELAKKISTANWPDFMLDCISSWAASYFDEAQSQWKKEGQELSLFSAWKIEAETNRSPSLIGMKGFHKLIKELPDNHIEAAAIALHELELEEKVLPIYLHSLLLRVGGWSSYIAHFDWDAKRYGREEKKLSEFLSVLICWEYGVYKALKTPVLESQWKKAKLEMLKYDAADTNLSDLIVLQNAYDLTAQRRLIKKFKRKDSSKQKASKPKVQAVFCIDVRSEVYRRNLESVAPEVGTLGFAGFFGFPINFVKIGHDKGYDQCPALIPSSYTVREKILNKDQNGKVVLRRKLNRVFNFSWKSFKSSAISSFGFVSPIGLSLLPKLFTDSFGMTRPVPHPQKNGLRKEEIENLSVELESSNSELTLGIPLEARVNMAKGALQAMSLTEDFARVVMIVGHGSTSVNNPHASGLDCGACAGQSGEANAKVASIILNDKEVRKQLASDKIVIPDSTYFLACLHDTSTDEISLFNANLVPSSHQADLENIRKRIAQAGSATRSERVLRMNIEDGKDVDSFMKIRAKDWSQVRPEWGLAGCSSFVVAPRTITRGVDLKGRSFLHSYSWREDRGFKVLETIMTAPMVVTSWINLQYYGSTVDNKHFGSGNKTLHNVTSGIGVLEGFAGDLRSGLPMQSIHDGVNYQHEPLRLSVVINAPKEAMIKVLEKHDSVRQLVDNQWIFLMAMNDEGEITDIYDGDLRWRKLIAEQVVYEPNEKMVEELV